A single genomic interval of Sphaerodactylus townsendi isolate TG3544 linkage group LG08, MPM_Stown_v2.3, whole genome shotgun sequence harbors:
- the BTRC gene encoding F-box/WD repeat-containing protein 1A isoform X5: protein MKTENCVAKTKLANGTSSMIVPKQRKLSASYEKEKELCIKYFEQWSESDQVEFVEHLISQMCHYQHGHINSYLKPMLQRDFITALPARGLDHIAENILSYLDAKSLCAVELVCKEWYRVTSDGMLWKKLIERMVRTDSLWRGLAERRGWGQYLFKNRPLDGISPPNSFYRALYPKIIQDIETIESNWRCGRHSLQRIHCRSETSKGVYCLQYDDQKIVSGLRDNTIKIWDKNTLECKRILTGHTGSVLCLQYDERVIITGSSDSTVRVWDVNTGEMLNTLIHHCEAVLHLRFNNGMMVTCSKDRSIAVWDMASPTDITLRRVLVGHRAAVNVVDFDDKYIVSASGDRTIKVWNTSTCEFVRTLNGHKRGIACLQYRDRLVVSGSSDNTIRLWDIECGACLRVLEGHEELVRCIRFDNKRIVSGAYDGKIKVWDLVAALDPRAPAGTLCLRTLVEHSGRVFRLQFDEFQIVSSSHDDTILIWDFLNDPATQAESTRSPSRTYTYISR from the exons ACAAAACTTGCCAATGGCACGTCAAGCATGATAGTGCCCAAGCAAAGGAAGCTATCCGCAAGCTATGAAAAGGAGAAGGAGCTGTGTATCAAGTATTTTGAACAATGGTCAGAGTCTGACCAAGTGGAATTTGTGGAACATCTCATCTCCCAGATGTGTCACTATCAGCACGGCCACATCAACTCATACCTCAAACCTATGCTCCAGAGGGACTTCATCACAGCACTGCCAG CCCGAGGCCTGGATCACATTGCTGAGAATATCTTATCATACCTGGATGCCAAGTCGTTGTGTGCTGTTGAGCTGGTGTGTAAGGAGTGGTATCGGGTGACGTCAGACGGCATGTTGTGGAAGAAGCTGATTGAGAGAATGGTCCGGACAGACTCACTTTGGAGGGGTTTGGCAGAGCGGAGAGGATG gggGCAGTATCTATTTAAAAACAGGCCACTTGATGGAATATCCCCACCAAACTCCTTCTACAGAGCACTTTACCCCAAAATTATACAGGATATTGAG ACGATAGAATCAAACTGGCGGTGCGGAAGGCACAGTTTACAGCGAATCCACTGCCGGAGTGAAACGAGCAAAGGGGTCTATTGTTTACAATATGATGATCAGAAGATAGTGAGTGGTCTCCGAGACAATACTATCAAG ATTTGGGACAAGAATACACTAGAATGCAAGCGGATTCTGACTGGGCACACAGGATCAGTCCTTTGCCTTCAGTACGATGAGCGGGTGATCATCACTGGATCATCAGATTCCACCGTCAG AGTGTGGGATGTGAATACAGGTGAGATGCTGAACACCCTGATCCACCACTGTGAAGCAGTACTGCACTTGCGCTTTAATAACGGCATGATGGTGACTTGCTCCAAAGATCGTTCTATCGCTGTGTGGGACATGGCCTCCCCAACAGACATCACCCTTCGCAGAGTGTTGGTTGGACACAGAGCAGCTGTCAACGTTGTAGACTTTGATGACAAGTATATTGTATCAGCATCAGGCGATAGAACTATAAAG GTATGGAACACAAGCACCTGTGAGTTCGTGCGTACATTAAATGGCCACAAGCGAGGCATTGCGTGTCTACAGTATAGAGATAGACTTGTAGTGAGTGGTTCATCAGATAATACAATCAG GTTATGGGACATTGAGTGTGGGGCATGTTTACGGGTCCTAGAAGGCCATGAAGAGCTGGTGAGATGCATACGCTTTGATAACAAGAGGATAGTCAGCGGGGCCTACGATGG GAAAATCAAAGTGTGGGATCTGGTGGCTGCCCTGGACCCTCGTGCCCCAGCTGGAACTCTCTGTCTACGCACACTTGTG GAGCATTCTGGCCGCGTTTTCAGGCTCCAGTTTGATGAGTTTCAGATTGTCAGCAGTTCACATGATGACACCATTCTCATCTGGGACTTCCTGAATGATCCAGCTACACAAGCAGAATCAACCCGCTCCCCCTCCAGAACATATACTTACATCTCCAGATAA